CTTGACGTCGTCCTTGGTGTTACCGGCCTCGTCCATGAGGGAGAGGAAACCGTCGTCGGTGACATCAAGCTGCGAAGCATATCAGTGAGACATCTGGAGGTGAGATTGACATGGCTTTGGCAGGTCGACTTACGAGCTGGTATTCACGACGGGTGACGTTGGGAACGTCCATGTTGTGGGTGGAGGGAGAAAGatcttccagcttcttgccGGTGAAGATATCGAGGGCAACGATGTGAACCTTGGCGTGACCGTGCTTGCCAGTCTTGGAGGTAGACATATCAACGATCTTGCAGGGACGACCCTTGATGACAACGTGACCGTTCTTTCTCAGAGCGGAGCACTGCATGGGGTAGGTCGCAGACGCACCAGCGTCGGCGGACTCGAAGGTCTCATGCTGAAAAGAACAAATGTCAGTTGATAGTGCCCAGCCTGAATAAGATGACAGTTGAAGACAGTTGTAGCTTGGTCGCTCGATGGTTGAGGtatgaagcagaagagggGACATGTGCATGGATGCGGGGCAGCCTGAGAGTAGAAACGCAGCAAAGTACACAGTGAATCAACCAAGTCATACCTCGTCAGCCATGGTGAAAGTGTATAAGGGTGATTGAGAATGGAGGATTAATGAGAGTAGAACAGGACGAAACCTgatttgtttttcttttaaGATAGAGGGGGGAtaggagagaaggaagggaagaggaaaaagtTTCTTCGAGAGGGTTTAGAGGAGACGGTGGAGGAACGGGCGAAAAGAAATCGACAAATCGCCTGCGAAAAAAATGGCAGTTTTGTTGTGGCGGGGGTTTCTTGTGTCGCTAGTCCCTAAAGCGGTTTGGCCTCAGACACGCTGCACTTGTGGTCTCTGGTCGCAGCCGTAGCATCTCGACCTGCCCATAAACAGCTGGTGATAGGAAGCCTGATAACAAAGGGTGGAGTATGTTGTGCATGACAGTCCTCTAATTCTGGCGAGACGGCTGAGATATGCCTCTATGTCTACAAGCTGTCTTTCTTGAATAGCCTGAGTTGCTGGGAATATCACAAAATCAATTGCATTGCATGCCACCAGTGTGGAGAGCTTGCCAGGCATAGATCTATAAACTCCACAGACAACCTTTGCTCGACTTCAATGAGGGCTGTGAGCTTCTCAATATCCGCACGCTCTTCTGTGCCTGCTTCCCAAGATGTGGCTTGATCGCATATCAGGTCACTCCACCCCCTCCTGTGTCCCTCTCGATAGTCGCAGCAATTCACCTGCACCCCGaagatcttcttccctcctctcGCC
The DNA window shown above is from Aspergillus fumigatus Af293 chromosome 1, whole genome shotgun sequence and carries:
- a CDS encoding Eukaryotic translation initiation factor eIF-5A; translation: MADEHETFESADAGASATYPMQCSALRKNGHVVIKGRPCKIVDMSTSKTGKHGHAKVHIVALDIFTGKKLEDLSPSTHNMDVPNVTRREYQLLDVTDDGFLSLMDEAGNTKDDVKLPEGEVGERIQKMFNEEGKDCNVTILTAMGEQACMDVKEAPK